One window of the Klebsiella sp. WP3-W18-ESBL-02 genome contains the following:
- a CDS encoding protein-L-isoaspartate(D-aspartate) O-methyltransferase yields the protein MVVSKRIQSLLNQLRQLGIRDERVLEAMAQVPRDKFIDEAFEHNAWENVALPIGQGQTISQPYMVARMTELLELTPESRVLEIGTGSGYQTAILAHLVHHVCSVERIKSLQWHARRRLKQLDLHNVSTRHGDGWQGWQARAPFDAIIVTAAPLEIPVALMSQLDEGGILVLPVGDDQQYLKRVHRRGDEFIIDTVEAVRFVPLVKGELA from the coding sequence ATGGTAGTCAGTAAACGTATCCAGAGCCTGCTTAATCAGCTTCGTCAGCTGGGCATACGCGATGAGCGCGTGCTTGAGGCAATGGCGCAGGTGCCGCGCGATAAATTTATTGATGAAGCGTTCGAACACAATGCGTGGGAGAACGTTGCGCTACCGATAGGTCAGGGGCAGACGATTTCGCAGCCGTATATGGTGGCGCGGATGACCGAGCTGCTGGAGCTGACGCCGGAGTCCCGGGTGCTGGAAATCGGCACCGGTTCAGGCTATCAGACGGCGATTCTGGCGCATCTGGTGCATCACGTCTGCTCGGTTGAGCGCATCAAAAGTCTGCAATGGCACGCCAGGCGTCGCCTGAAGCAGCTTGATTTGCATAATGTATCTACCCGCCACGGTGATGGCTGGCAGGGGTGGCAGGCACGCGCCCCGTTTGACGCCATCATCGTGACGGCAGCTCCGCTGGAGATCCCGGTTGCGCTGATGTCGCAGCTGGATGAAGGCGGAATTCTCGTTTTACCCGTGGGCGATGATCAGCAGTATCTTAAGCGCGTTCATCGGCGGGGAGACGAATTTATTATTGATACCGTTGAGGCCGTTCGCTTCGTTCCTCTTGTTAAGGGGGAACTGGCCTGA
- a CDS encoding non-oxidative hydroxyarylic acid decarboxylases subunit B: MRLIIGMTGATGAPLGVALLQALRDMPEVETHLVMSKWAKTTIELETPWTVREVAAMADFSHSPADQAATISSGSFQTDGMIVIPCSMKTLAGIRAGYADGLVGRAADVVLKEGRKLVLVPREMPLSTIHLENMLALSRMGVAMVPPMPAFYNHPETVDDIVQHVVTRVLDQFGLKHDKARRWQGLSTATPLSQENA, translated from the coding sequence ATGAGACTGATTATTGGCATGACCGGCGCAACCGGCGCACCGTTGGGCGTTGCGCTTCTGCAGGCGCTGCGCGACATGCCGGAGGTGGAAACGCATCTGGTGATGTCGAAATGGGCCAAAACCACCATCGAACTGGAAACCCCGTGGACTGTGCGCGAAGTGGCGGCAATGGCCGACTTCAGCCATAGCCCGGCCGATCAGGCTGCGACCATCTCTTCCGGCTCATTCCAGACCGACGGCATGATTGTGATCCCCTGCAGTATGAAAACGCTTGCCGGTATTCGCGCGGGATATGCCGATGGTCTCGTTGGCCGTGCGGCCGACGTCGTATTGAAAGAAGGGCGCAAGCTGGTGCTGGTGCCGCGCGAAATGCCGCTTAGCACCATTCATCTGGAAAACATGCTGGCGCTCTCGCGCATGGGCGTTGCCATGGTGCCACCTATGCCGGCGTTTTATAACCATCCGGAAACGGTGGACGACATCGTGCAGCACGTGGTGACCCGCGTGCTCGATCAGTTCGGCCTCAAACATGATAAGGCGCGCCGCTGGCAGGGGCTGTCGACGGCGACACCACTTTCACAGGAGAATGCATAA
- the cysC gene encoding adenylyl-sulfate kinase, whose amino-acid sequence MAAHDENVVWHAHPVTAQQREQLHGHRGVVLWFTGLSGSGKSTVAGALEEALHELGVSTYLLDGDNVRHGLCNDLGFTDDSRKENIRRVGEVAKLMVDAGLVVLTAFISPHRAERQMVRERVGEGRFFEVFVDTPLAICEARDPKGLYKKARAGELRNFTGIDSSYESPERPAIHLDGEQLVTNLVAQLLDLLRQSDIIRS is encoded by the coding sequence ATGGCGGCACACGACGAGAACGTGGTCTGGCACGCGCATCCCGTCACCGCCCAGCAGCGCGAACAACTCCACGGTCACCGTGGCGTTGTGCTGTGGTTTACCGGTCTGTCGGGATCGGGCAAATCAACCGTAGCCGGAGCGCTGGAAGAGGCATTGCACGAGCTGGGCGTCAGCACCTATTTGCTGGACGGCGATAACGTACGTCACGGCTTGTGCAACGATCTGGGCTTTACTGATGACTCTCGTAAAGAGAACATCCGTCGCGTTGGCGAAGTGGCAAAGCTGATGGTGGATGCCGGGCTGGTGGTATTAACGGCCTTTATCTCGCCACACCGCGCTGAGCGTCAGATGGTGCGTGAACGCGTCGGCGAAGGACGCTTTTTTGAAGTGTTCGTTGATACGCCGCTGGCCATTTGCGAAGCGCGCGACCCAAAAGGGTTGTACAAAAAAGCGCGCGCCGGCGAGCTGCGTAATTTTACCGGGATTGATTCATCATATGAATCTCCCGAGCGACCAGCAATCCATCTCGACGGTGAACAATTAGTAACAAATTTGGTGGCTCAATTATTAGATCTACTGAGGCAGAGCGATATTATCAGATCCTGA
- a CDS encoding non-oxidative hydroxyarylic acid decarboxylases subunit C, which yields MAFDDLRGFLQALEDQGQLLKISEEVNAEPDLAAAANATGRIGDGAPALWFDNIRGFTDARVVMNTIGSWQNHAISMGLPINTPVKKQIDEFIRRWDNFPIAPERRANPAWAENTVDGDDINLFDILPLFRLNDGDGGFYLDKACVVSRDPLDPDNFGKQNVGIYRMEVKGKRKLGLQPVPMHDIALHLHKAEERGEDLPIAITLGNDPIITLMGATPLKYDQSEYEMAGALRESPYPIATAPLTGFDVPWGSEVIIEGVIEGRKREIEGPFGEFTGHYSGGRNMTVVRIDKVSYRTKPIFESLYLGMPWTEIDYLMGPATCVPLYQQLKAEFPEVQAVNAMYTHGLLAIISTKKRYGGFARAVGLRAMTTPHGLGYVKMVIMVDEDVDPFNLPQVMWALSSKVNPAGDLVQLPNMSVLELDPGSSPAGITDKLIIDATTPVAPDNRGHYSQPVQDLPETKAWAEKLTAMLANRK from the coding sequence ATGGCTTTTGATGATTTACGCGGGTTCTTGCAGGCGCTGGAGGACCAGGGTCAGCTGCTCAAAATAAGCGAAGAGGTTAACGCCGAGCCGGATCTGGCGGCGGCGGCCAATGCGACCGGGCGCATTGGCGACGGCGCACCTGCGCTGTGGTTTGACAATATTCGCGGCTTTACCGATGCGCGTGTGGTGATGAACACGATTGGCTCATGGCAGAACCATGCCATCTCGATGGGATTGCCAATCAACACGCCGGTTAAAAAGCAGATTGATGAATTTATTCGCCGCTGGGACAACTTCCCGATTGCCCCGGAACGCCGTGCTAACCCGGCATGGGCGGAAAACACCGTCGACGGTGACGACATTAACCTGTTCGACATCCTACCGCTGTTCCGCCTGAATGACGGCGACGGGGGCTTCTACCTCGACAAAGCGTGCGTTGTCTCGCGTGACCCGCTGGACCCGGATAACTTCGGCAAGCAGAACGTCGGTATTTACCGTATGGAAGTGAAGGGCAAGCGCAAGCTTGGCCTGCAGCCGGTGCCGATGCACGACATTGCGCTGCACCTGCATAAAGCGGAAGAGCGCGGTGAGGATTTACCGATCGCCATTACCCTGGGCAACGACCCGATCATCACCCTGATGGGCGCCACGCCGCTGAAGTACGATCAGTCCGAATATGAAATGGCCGGCGCGCTGCGTGAAAGCCCGTACCCCATTGCCACCGCGCCGCTGACCGGTTTCGACGTACCGTGGGGCTCGGAAGTGATTATCGAAGGGGTAATAGAAGGCCGTAAGCGTGAAATTGAAGGTCCGTTCGGTGAATTCACCGGTCACTACTCCGGCGGTCGCAACATGACCGTGGTGCGCATCGACAAAGTTTCCTATCGTACAAAACCGATTTTTGAATCGCTCTACCTCGGCATGCCGTGGACCGAAATCGATTACCTGATGGGGCCGGCGACCTGCGTGCCGCTGTACCAGCAGCTGAAGGCTGAATTCCCGGAAGTGCAGGCGGTGAATGCGATGTACACCCACGGCCTGCTGGCGATTATCTCCACTAAAAAACGCTACGGCGGCTTCGCCCGCGCGGTCGGGCTGCGTGCAATGACGACGCCGCACGGCCTGGGGTACGTGAAGATGGTGATTATGGTTGACGAAGACGTTGACCCGTTCAACCTGCCGCAGGTGATGTGGGCGCTCTCCTCGAAGGTCAATCCGGCGGGCGATCTGGTGCAACTGCCGAACATGTCGGTACTGGAACTCGATCCGGGATCAAGCCCGGCGGGAATTACCGACAAACTGATTATCGACGCGACGACCCCGGTTGCGCCGGACAACCGCGGTCACTACAGCCAGCCCGTACAGGATCTGCCTGAAACGAAAGCATGGGCTGAAAAACTGACAGCTATGTTGGCTAACCGCAAGTAA
- the truD gene encoding tRNA pseudouridine(13) synthase TruD has protein sequence MIQFDELTWLHGKPQGTGQLKANPEDFLVVEDLGFEPDGEGEHILVRILKNGCNTRFVADALAKFLKIHAREVSFAGQKDKHAVTEQWLCARVPGNTMPDLSQFQLEGCQVLEYARHKRKLRLGALKGNQFTLVLREVRGRDDVEARLQAIAERGVPNYFGAQRFGIGGSNLQGALRWAESGAPVRDRNKRSFWLSAARSALFNQLVSERLKKPDFNQVVDGDALQLAGRGSWFVASEEERAELQARVDARELMITAALPGSGDWGPQRSALEFEQTVLADETALQSLLLREKVEAARRAMLLYPQQLSWNWWDDVTVELRFWLPAGSFATSVVRELINTTGDYANIAE, from the coding sequence ATGATTCAGTTTGATGAACTCACCTGGCTGCACGGTAAACCGCAGGGGACGGGGCAGTTAAAGGCCAATCCGGAAGATTTTCTGGTGGTCGAAGATTTAGGCTTTGAGCCTGACGGCGAAGGCGAACATATTCTGGTGCGCATCCTGAAAAATGGCTGCAACACCCGATTTGTGGCCGACGCGCTGGCGAAGTTTTTGAAAATCCACGCCCGCGAAGTGAGCTTTGCCGGGCAGAAAGATAAGCATGCGGTGACCGAACAGTGGCTATGCGCACGCGTGCCGGGCAATACCATGCCGGATTTAAGCCAGTTTCAGCTTGAAGGTTGTCAGGTGCTGGAATATGCCCGCCATAAGCGTAAGCTGCGTTTAGGGGCGCTGAAGGGCAACCAGTTTACGCTGGTGCTACGCGAGGTTCGCGGGCGTGACGACGTTGAGGCGCGCCTGCAGGCCATCGCCGAGCGCGGCGTGCCAAATTACTTCGGGGCCCAGCGTTTTGGCATCGGCGGCAGCAACCTGCAGGGCGCACTGCGCTGGGCAGAAAGCGGCGCGCCGGTACGCGATCGGAATAAACGCAGTTTTTGGTTGTCGGCGGCCCGCAGCGCGTTGTTTAATCAGCTAGTGAGCGAGCGCCTAAAAAAACCGGACTTTAATCAAGTTGTTGACGGCGATGCGCTACAATTAGCGGGACGCGGCAGCTGGTTTGTTGCCAGCGAAGAAGAGCGGGCCGAATTGCAGGCTCGCGTCGACGCGCGTGAATTGATGATTACCGCAGCGCTGCCCGGGAGCGGCGACTGGGGGCCACAGCGTAGCGCCCTGGAATTTGAACAGACCGTGCTGGCCGACGAGACGGCGTTGCAGTCGCTGCTGCTGCGCGAAAAAGTCGAGGCCGCGCGTCGCGCGATGCTGCTGTATCCACAGCAGCTAAGCTGGAACTGGTGGGACGACGTTACCGTCGAACTGCGTTTCTGGCTTCCGGCGGGCAGCTTTGCAACCAGCGTGGTAAGGGAACTTATCAATACAACAGGTGATTATGCGAATATTGCTGAGTAA
- a CDS encoding MarR family winged helix-turn-helix transcriptional regulator, translating into MEIKNEAFHLLRHLFQQHTSRWQQELPELTKPQYAVMRSIAECPGIEQVALTSVAVSTKATLAEMLSRMETRGWVKREHDPDDKRRRFVFLTPEGEALLAASQPVGNRVDNEFLQRLTAEEQQQFTQLIRKMMD; encoded by the coding sequence GTGGAAATTAAAAATGAAGCCTTTCACCTGCTTCGCCATCTTTTTCAGCAACATACATCACGCTGGCAGCAAGAGCTGCCCGAGCTGACGAAACCGCAATACGCGGTGATGCGCTCCATTGCCGAATGCCCCGGTATTGAGCAGGTGGCGTTGACCAGCGTGGCTGTCAGCACGAAAGCCACGCTGGCTGAGATGTTGAGCAGGATGGAAACGCGCGGATGGGTCAAACGCGAGCACGATCCCGACGATAAGCGCCGTCGGTTCGTCTTTTTAACGCCGGAAGGTGAAGCGCTGCTGGCGGCCAGTCAGCCGGTGGGGAATCGTGTCGATAATGAATTTTTACAGCGCTTAACCGCCGAAGAGCAGCAGCAGTTTACGCAGTTGATTCGTAAAATGATGGACTAG
- the relE gene encoding type II toxin-antitoxin system mRNA interferase RelE — protein sequence MAYFLDFDERALKEWRKLGSTVREQLKKKLVEVLESPRIEANKLRGMPDCYKIKLRSSGYRLVYQVIDEKVVVFVISVGKRERSEVYSEAVKRIL from the coding sequence ATGGCGTATTTTCTGGATTTTGACGAGCGGGCACTAAAGGAATGGCGAAAGCTGGGCTCGACGGTACGTGAACAGTTGAAAAAGAAGCTGGTTGAAGTACTTGAGTCACCCCGGATTGAAGCAAACAAGCTCCGTGGTATGCCTGATTGTTACAAGATTAAGCTCCGGTCTTCAGGCTATCGCCTTGTATACCAGGTTATAGACGAGAAAGTTGTCGTTTTCGTGATTTCTGTTGGGAAAAGAGAACGCTCGGAAGTATATAGCGAGGCGGTCAAACGCATTCTCTGA
- the nlpD gene encoding murein hydrolase activator NlpD: MSAGSPKFTVNRVVALSLVSLWLAGCSSSNNAPAPVSSVNSGGTSSTNSGMLITPPPKMGSTAQSTPQIQPVQPVQTQPVQTQPRVSQPVAEQPVQMQNGHIVYNRKYGDIPKGSYTGGSTYTVKHGDTLFYIAWVTGNDFRDLAQRNNVAAPYALNVGQVLQVGNASGQPITGNNPVAVASAQASGGNTGLVSKPAQKSTAVVASTPTITYSEDSGEQSANKMLPNNKPATTVTAPVTAPTASTTVPTASSTSTSSPISSWRWPTDGKIIENFSGTDGGNKGIDIAGSKGQAIVATADGRVVYAGNALRGYGNLIIIKHNDDYLSAYAHNDTMLVREQQDVKAGQKIATMGSTGTSSTRLHFEIRYKGKSVNPLQYLPQR, translated from the coding sequence ATGAGCGCGGGAAGCCCTAAATTTACCGTCAATCGTGTTGTGGCATTATCACTGGTTTCACTTTGGCTGGCCGGCTGTTCTTCTTCAAATAATGCGCCAGCGCCAGTGAGCTCCGTGAACAGCGGAGGCACCAGCAGCACCAACTCCGGCATGCTGATTACGCCGCCGCCAAAAATGGGCAGCACGGCGCAGTCAACGCCTCAGATTCAGCCGGTACAGCCGGTGCAGACCCAGCCCGTTCAAACCCAGCCTCGCGTGTCTCAGCCCGTTGCCGAGCAGCCGGTGCAGATGCAGAACGGCCATATCGTCTACAACCGTAAATACGGCGATATTCCAAAAGGCAGCTACACCGGTGGCAGCACCTATACGGTCAAACACGGCGACACGCTGTTCTACATTGCCTGGGTGACCGGCAACGACTTCCGTGACCTGGCGCAGCGTAATAACGTGGCGGCCCCGTACGCGTTGAACGTGGGTCAGGTACTGCAGGTCGGCAACGCTTCCGGCCAACCGATTACCGGCAATAACCCGGTCGCTGTGGCCAGCGCGCAGGCCAGCGGTGGAAATACCGGATTAGTCTCAAAACCTGCACAAAAATCAACCGCGGTTGTTGCGTCGACTCCGACAATTACGTATTCTGAGGATTCAGGTGAACAAAGTGCTAACAAAATGTTGCCTAACAACAAGCCTGCGACGACTGTCACAGCGCCTGTAACGGCACCGACTGCGAGCACGACCGTACCGACTGCCAGCAGTACTTCAACCAGTTCGCCAATTTCTTCATGGCGCTGGCCGACTGACGGCAAGATCATCGAAAACTTTAGCGGCACCGACGGTGGCAATAAAGGCATCGATATTGCGGGCAGTAAAGGACAGGCAATCGTCGCAACCGCCGATGGGCGCGTCGTCTATGCCGGTAACGCACTGCGCGGTTACGGTAATCTTATTATCATCAAACACAACGATGATTACCTGAGTGCCTACGCTCATAACGATACAATGCTGGTCCGGGAACAACAGGACGTCAAGGCGGGGCAGAAAATCGCTACCATGGGTAGCACCGGAACCAGTTCAACACGTTTGCATTTTGAAATTCGTTACAAGGGGAAATCCGTCAACCCGCTGCAGTACTTACCGCAGCGATAA
- the rpoS gene encoding RNA polymerase sigma factor RpoS: protein MSQNTLKVHDLNEDAEFDENGVEAFDEKALNEEEPSDNELAEEELLSQGATQRVLDATQLYLGEIGYSPLLTAEEEVYFARRALRGDVASRRRMIESNLRLVVKIARRYGNRGLALLDLIEEGNLGLIRAVEKFDPERGFRFSTYATWWIRQTIERAIMNQTRTIRLPIHIVKELNVYLRTARELSHKLDHEPSAEEIAEQLDKPVDDVSRMLRLNERITSVDTPLGGDSEKALLDILADENENGPEDTTQDDDMKQSIVKWLFELNAKQREVLARRFGLLGYEAATLEDVGREIGLTRERVRQIQVEGLRRLREILQTQGLNIEALFRE from the coding sequence ATGAGTCAGAATACGCTGAAAGTTCATGATTTAAATGAAGACGCGGAATTTGATGAGAATGGAGTAGAGGCGTTCGATGAGAAGGCCTTAAATGAAGAGGAACCCAGTGACAACGAACTCGCAGAAGAAGAGCTCTTATCGCAGGGTGCTACTCAACGTGTACTCGATGCGACCCAGCTGTACTTAGGCGAGATCGGCTATTCTCCGTTATTGACCGCTGAAGAAGAAGTCTATTTTGCACGCCGTGCTCTGCGTGGCGATGTGGCCTCACGCCGTCGGATGATTGAAAGCAACCTCCGTCTGGTGGTGAAAATTGCCCGCCGTTATGGCAATCGTGGTCTGGCGCTGCTGGATCTGATCGAAGAGGGCAACCTGGGGCTGATTCGTGCCGTAGAGAAGTTTGACCCGGAGCGTGGGTTCCGTTTCTCAACCTATGCCACCTGGTGGATTCGTCAGACGATTGAACGGGCTATCATGAACCAAACCCGTACCATCCGTCTGCCTATCCATATCGTTAAAGAGCTGAACGTCTATCTGCGTACTGCGCGCGAGCTGTCCCATAAATTGGACCATGAACCGAGCGCAGAAGAGATAGCTGAACAGCTGGATAAGCCGGTTGATGACGTTAGCCGTATGCTGCGTCTCAATGAACGCATCACCTCAGTTGATACCCCTCTGGGGGGCGATTCTGAGAAAGCGCTGCTGGATATCCTGGCCGATGAAAATGAAAACGGTCCGGAAGACACCACGCAGGACGATGACATGAAGCAAAGCATCGTGAAATGGCTGTTCGAACTGAACGCCAAACAACGAGAAGTGCTGGCGCGTCGTTTTGGTCTGTTGGGGTATGAAGCAGCGACGCTGGAAGATGTCGGCCGCGAGATTGGCCTGACCCGCGAACGCGTGCGTCAGATTCAGGTTGAAGGTCTGCGCCGTCTGCGTGAAATCCTGCAGACGCAGGGGCTGAATATCGAAGCGCTGTTCCGCGAATAA
- a CDS encoding non-oxidative hydroxyarylic acid decarboxylases subunit D, with the protein MICPRCADEHIEIMAKSPVKDVWTVYQCQHCLYTWRDTEPLRRTHREHYPEAFRMTQKDIDDAPMVPSIPPLLAEDKR; encoded by the coding sequence ATGATTTGCCCACGTTGCGCCGATGAACATATTGAAATCATGGCAAAATCGCCGGTCAAAGATGTCTGGACCGTATACCAGTGCCAGCACTGTCTGTACACCTGGCGAGATACCGAGCCGCTACGCCGCACCCATCGCGAACATTACCCGGAAGCGTTCCGCATGACGCAGAAGGATATCGACGACGCGCCGATGGTGCCGAGCATTCCGCCGCTGCTGGCGGAAGATAAGCGCTGA
- the ispF gene encoding 2-C-methyl-D-erythritol 2,4-cyclodiphosphate synthase — MRIGHGFDVHAFGGVGPIIIGGVRIPYEKGLLAHSDGDVALHALTDALLGAAALGDIGKLFPDTDPAFKGADSRALLREAWKRVQAKGYTLGNVDVTIIAQAPKMLPHIPQMRVFIAEDLGCHMDDVNVKATTTEKLGFTGRGEGIACEAVALLHKATS, encoded by the coding sequence ATGCGAATTGGACACGGTTTTGACGTACACGCCTTTGGGGGCGTTGGCCCGATTATCATTGGCGGCGTGCGTATCCCTTACGAAAAAGGGCTGCTGGCGCACTCTGATGGCGACGTTGCGCTGCACGCGCTGACCGACGCGCTGCTCGGCGCTGCGGCGCTGGGTGATATTGGCAAGCTGTTCCCGGACACCGATCCGGCGTTTAAAGGCGCCGACAGCCGCGCGCTGCTGCGCGAAGCGTGGAAACGGGTTCAGGCCAAAGGCTACACGCTGGGAAACGTCGACGTCACGATTATCGCCCAGGCGCCGAAAATGCTGCCGCACATTCCGCAGATGCGCGTTTTTATTGCCGAAGACCTCGGCTGTCATATGGACGATGTTAACGTCAAAGCGACCACCACCGAGAAGCTCGGCTTTACCGGGCGCGGCGAGGGTATCGCCTGTGAGGCGGTCGCACTGCTGCATAAGGCAACGTCATGA
- the ftsB gene encoding cell division protein FtsB, translating to MGKLTLLLLALLVWLQYSLWFGKNGLHDFSRVRDDVSVQQSTNAKLKARNDQLFAEIDDLNGGQEAIEERARNELSMTRPGETFYRLVPDASKRTQSAGQTQTNR from the coding sequence ATGGGTAAATTAACGCTGCTATTACTGGCTTTGCTGGTCTGGCTACAATATTCGTTGTGGTTTGGAAAAAACGGCCTGCATGACTTTAGCAGGGTCCGTGATGATGTATCCGTACAACAATCAACGAACGCAAAATTAAAAGCGCGTAACGATCAGCTTTTCGCTGAAATTGACGATCTCAACGGCGGTCAGGAAGCGATCGAGGAACGCGCGCGTAACGAACTCAGCATGACCCGTCCGGGCGAAACGTTTTATCGTCTGGTTCCGGATGCGTCTAAGCGCACGCAGAGCGCGGGGCAAACGCAAACTAATCGATAA
- the surE gene encoding 5'/3'-nucleotidase SurE: MRILLSNDDGIHAPGIQTLARALREFAEVQVVAPDRNRSGASNSLTLESSLRTFTFDNGDIAVQMGTPTDCVYLGVNALMRPRPDIVVSGINAGPNLGDDVIYSGTVAAAMEGRHLGFPALAVSLNGHQHYDTAAAVTCSLLRALSREPLRTGRILNVNVPDLPLDQIKGIRVTRCGSRHPADKVIPQQDPRGNTLYWIGPPGDKCDAGPDTDFAAVDASYVSVTPLHVDLTAHSAHDVVTGWLEQARVDTQW, from the coding sequence ATGCGAATATTGCTGAGTAACGATGACGGGATCCATGCGCCAGGTATTCAGACGCTGGCCAGAGCCTTGCGGGAGTTTGCCGAGGTTCAGGTAGTTGCACCCGATCGTAACCGCAGCGGCGCATCGAACTCACTGACGCTGGAATCCTCGCTTCGTACCTTCACTTTCGATAATGGCGACATCGCCGTACAAATGGGCACACCGACGGACTGCGTCTATCTGGGCGTCAATGCGCTGATGCGCCCGCGCCCTGATATCGTGGTCTCCGGCATCAATGCCGGGCCCAATCTGGGCGATGACGTCATTTACTCCGGCACGGTGGCGGCCGCGATGGAAGGCCGCCATTTAGGCTTTCCCGCGCTGGCGGTGTCGTTGAACGGTCATCAGCACTACGATACTGCTGCCGCCGTGACCTGCTCGCTGCTGCGGGCGCTTTCTCGCGAACCGCTGCGTACCGGGCGTATCCTGAACGTGAACGTTCCGGATCTGCCGCTCGATCAAATCAAAGGGATTCGCGTTACCCGCTGTGGCAGCCGCCATCCGGCGGATAAAGTCATCCCGCAGCAGGATCCGCGCGGTAATACGCTCTACTGGATTGGCCCGCCGGGCGACAAATGCGATGCCGGCCCGGATACCGATTTTGCTGCCGTTGATGCCAGCTACGTGTCGGTTACGCCGCTGCATGTCGATCTCACGGCACACAGCGCCCACGACGTGGTCACCGGCTGGCTTGAGCAGGCGAGGGTCGATACACAATGGTAG
- the ispD gene encoding 2-C-methyl-D-erythritol 4-phosphate cytidylyltransferase has product MAVTFPGVCAVVPAAGFGRRMQTDCPKQYLSIGNKTILEHSVDALLANARVQRVIIAVSAGDERFAQLPLAQHPQITVVEGGAERADSVLAGLRAIDDAEWVLVHDAARPCLHQDDLARLLALSERSRVGGILAAPVRDTMKRAEPGKVAIAHTVDRNDLWHALTPQFFPRELLLACLTRALNDGASITDEASALEYCGFHPELIAGRADNIKVTRPEDLALAEFYLTRSGNPENA; this is encoded by the coding sequence ATGGCCGTGACTTTTCCGGGCGTATGCGCCGTGGTGCCGGCAGCCGGATTTGGCCGCCGCATGCAAACGGACTGCCCAAAGCAATATCTCTCAATCGGTAACAAAACGATTCTTGAACACTCGGTGGATGCGCTGCTGGCTAACGCCCGCGTCCAGCGGGTGATTATCGCCGTCTCTGCCGGAGACGAACGCTTCGCGCAGCTTCCTCTTGCGCAACATCCTCAGATTACCGTCGTAGAAGGCGGTGCCGAACGTGCCGATTCCGTGCTGGCGGGCCTGCGTGCGATTGATGATGCCGAATGGGTGCTGGTGCATGATGCCGCACGCCCGTGTCTGCATCAGGACGACCTTGCTCGTCTGCTCGCGCTCAGCGAACGTAGCCGCGTGGGCGGAATTCTGGCCGCACCGGTGCGCGATACCATGAAGCGCGCCGAACCGGGGAAAGTGGCCATTGCGCATACCGTCGATCGTAACGATCTGTGGCACGCATTGACGCCGCAATTTTTCCCGCGCGAGCTGCTGTTAGCGTGCCTGACCCGCGCGCTGAACGACGGTGCGTCGATCACTGATGAAGCATCGGCATTAGAATATTGTGGCTTTCACCCCGAGTTGATCGCCGGACGCGCTGATAATATTAAAGTGACTCGCCCGGAAGACCTGGCGCTCGCTGAATTTTACCTCACCCGCTCGGGTAACCCGGAGAATGCATAA
- a CDS encoding DUF3561 family protein codes for MRNTQNINVAPPESLAPAYDETTWSLSGAFVGFAAWLMALGIPYLHYGNNTLFFFLYTWPFFLALMPVSVVVGVAFHSLMKGKLAYTIVATLLTVAVLCSLLFMWIMS; via the coding sequence ATGCGTAATACTCAGAACATCAACGTGGCCCCGCCCGAGTCACTCGCCCCTGCTTATGACGAAACCACCTGGTCTTTGTCAGGGGCCTTTGTTGGCTTTGCGGCGTGGTTGATGGCGCTGGGAATTCCCTACCTGCACTACGGCAATAACACGCTGTTCTTCTTCCTCTACACCTGGCCTTTTTTCCTTGCCCTGATGCCGGTATCGGTTGTCGTTGGCGTGGCTTTTCATTCGCTGATGAAAGGCAAACTTGCCTACACTATTGTTGCCACGCTGCTGACCGTTGCCGTGCTGTGCAGCTTGTTATTTATGTGGATTATGAGTTAA